The following are encoded together in the Mumia sp. Pv4-285 genome:
- a CDS encoding class I SAM-dependent DNA methyltransferase, whose product MSYRLSHSSHGKAAQYDRSLSSGYHHDLWTEVERPLIERVLHGLRDSGATRCLDFACGTGRVTAVCEPVFATTVGVDVSDEMLSRARERCQRATLVRADLTQGRPDQVPPRVDVATAFRFFVNAEPSLRRDALQALRTLLSPDGHLVMNVQWNTTSLAGAAYRLRGLLSGNVPPTLSPAATRRLLESNGFVVVAHHDYGALPWMGSRWNISTPQRMRTAERWLAGRRLARGHLQQFLVVARAT is encoded by the coding sequence ATGAGCTACCGCCTCAGCCATTCCTCCCACGGGAAGGCAGCCCAGTACGACCGCTCGCTGAGCAGCGGCTACCACCACGACCTCTGGACCGAGGTCGAGCGCCCGCTGATCGAGCGAGTGCTGCACGGCCTGCGGGATTCCGGCGCAACGCGTTGCCTCGACTTCGCCTGCGGCACGGGGCGGGTCACCGCCGTCTGCGAGCCGGTCTTCGCAACGACCGTCGGGGTGGACGTCTCCGACGAGATGCTCTCCCGGGCCCGCGAACGCTGTCAGCGCGCGACGCTGGTCCGCGCGGACCTCACTCAGGGACGCCCCGATCAGGTCCCGCCACGCGTCGACGTCGCGACCGCGTTCCGGTTCTTCGTGAACGCCGAGCCGTCTTTGCGTCGCGATGCTCTCCAGGCGTTGCGCACTCTTCTCTCGCCCGACGGGCACCTCGTCATGAACGTCCAGTGGAACACGACGAGCCTCGCAGGTGCCGCGTACCGACTCCGCGGGCTTCTGAGCGGGAACGTCCCGCCGACGCTCTCCCCCGCGGCGACGCGGCGACTCCTCGAGTCGAACGGCTTCGTGGTGGTGGCGCACCACGACTACGGCGCCCTCCCGTGGATGGGGTCACGCTGGAACATCTCGACCCCCCAGCGCATGCGCACCGCTGAACGCTGGCTCGCCGGCCGTCGGCTCGCGCGCGGCCACCTCCAGCAGTTCCTCGTCGTCGCACGGGCGACCTGA
- a CDS encoding glycosyltransferase, whose protein sequence is MRVLHVAPGDAIARIRPQLDAQREHGYDVRVACGRSSDRNWSKLEPFDPLDIPFPRRPDPRQIAKTLTALVRECRRWRTDYLHLHSPAVALTVRWVPRGLWPTGMRVVYTVHGYGHLWPPRGITARGVQQAERILAARTDLMLFQSREDLAESRARRYRSRLRYLGNGVEDAWFDMRPRPRVADRLEVVYVGRIVEEKGVRDLLAAVQGLDRVRLHLVGEAEPSDPAPVDLTEVSKGNGTPTLVHGRVEQPRLRELVGAADVLCLPSYREGVPQSVIEAMAAGRPAIVTDVRGCRELVTHERNGLVVPTRSPAALRAALRRMRDMPSDDYLAMCRAAKFSVESERRLGQVHARLLDAYQELAPAAAR, encoded by the coding sequence ATGCGGGTCCTCCACGTCGCCCCCGGTGACGCCATCGCGCGCATCCGCCCTCAGCTCGACGCCCAGCGGGAGCACGGCTACGACGTGCGCGTCGCCTGTGGACGGTCCTCCGACCGCAACTGGTCGAAGCTCGAGCCCTTCGATCCGCTGGACATCCCGTTCCCGCGTCGTCCGGACCCACGGCAGATCGCGAAGACACTGACTGCCCTCGTGCGGGAGTGTCGGCGGTGGCGCACGGACTACCTCCACCTCCATTCACCGGCGGTCGCACTCACGGTGCGCTGGGTGCCACGTGGGCTGTGGCCGACCGGGATGCGCGTGGTGTACACGGTGCACGGCTACGGCCACCTCTGGCCGCCGCGGGGAATCACCGCACGAGGGGTGCAGCAGGCTGAGCGCATCCTCGCCGCCCGGACCGACCTCATGCTCTTCCAGAGCCGTGAGGACCTCGCCGAGTCGCGAGCCCGCCGTTACCGCAGTCGGCTGCGCTATCTCGGCAACGGTGTCGAGGATGCGTGGTTCGACATGAGACCCCGGCCCCGCGTGGCCGACCGGCTCGAAGTCGTCTACGTCGGGCGGATCGTCGAGGAGAAAGGCGTGCGAGACCTCCTGGCCGCCGTCCAGGGACTCGATCGTGTCCGGCTCCACCTCGTCGGCGAAGCGGAGCCGTCCGATCCAGCTCCGGTCGACCTCACCGAGGTCTCGAAGGGCAACGGCACCCCGACGCTCGTCCACGGCCGCGTCGAGCAGCCGCGCTTGCGGGAGCTCGTGGGTGCCGCCGACGTCCTCTGCCTCCCGAGCTACCGCGAAGGCGTCCCGCAGAGCGTGATCGAGGCGATGGCTGCGGGGAGACCGGCGATCGTCACCGATGTCAGAGGGTGCCGAGAGCTCGTCACGCACGAGCGCAACGGTCTCGTCGTGCCGACTCGCTCACCGGCCGCCCTACGGGCGGCCCTGCGGCGGATGCGGGACATGCCGTCCGACGACTATCTCGCGATGTGCCGGGCCGCGAAGTTCTCCGTCGAGTCCGAGCGGCGCTTGGGCCAGGTCCACGCACGCCTCCTCGATGCCTACCAGGAGCTCGCCCCCGCCGCGGCCCGGTGA
- a CDS encoding phosphotransferase family protein, with protein sequence MIVRVRVEGDVVVKHGPGAELVREARKLRAYEEFAGGLFVVPRPLAVDEEAGVMRMSRLEGFVPVVAAFDASKDAPRAVASLFSRTGGVLARIHGHSEVTRRWLADALTTPVTAGHVVLHGDFGFSNVLVRLSDSTIGVIDPTPAPYVEPRDVGPPIRDLAHMTSCLLGRRGSIIRYATALRLPRRRLLEAFLDGYAAESGSVPSWDAVVEAGQEHLRTYLVRGADLPRPIASATAFVWAKTL encoded by the coding sequence GTGATCGTGCGGGTACGGGTCGAGGGCGACGTCGTGGTCAAGCACGGCCCCGGAGCAGAGCTCGTCCGCGAGGCTCGCAAGCTGCGAGCATACGAAGAGTTCGCGGGAGGGCTCTTCGTCGTCCCCCGTCCGCTCGCGGTCGACGAGGAGGCCGGCGTCATGAGGATGAGCAGGTTGGAGGGGTTCGTCCCCGTCGTGGCGGCCTTCGATGCGAGCAAGGATGCTCCTCGCGCCGTCGCGTCCCTGTTCTCGCGCACCGGCGGCGTGCTGGCTCGGATCCACGGACACAGCGAGGTGACGCGGCGATGGCTCGCCGATGCCCTCACCACCCCGGTTACGGCCGGTCACGTCGTCCTGCACGGTGACTTCGGCTTCTCCAACGTCCTCGTGCGGCTGAGCGACTCCACGATCGGGGTCATCGACCCGACGCCCGCGCCGTACGTCGAGCCCCGGGACGTGGGCCCGCCGATCCGCGACCTCGCCCACATGACCTCCTGCCTGCTGGGCCGCCGCGGATCGATCATCCGCTACGCGACCGCGTTGCGGCTCCCGCGGCGGCGCCTCCTGGAGGCATTTCTCGACGGGTACGCCGCCGAGTCGGGGTCGGTTCCGTCGTGGGACGCTGTCGTCGAGGCCGGGCAAGAGCACCTGCGTACGTATCTCGTGCGAGGTGCCGACCTTCCCCGTCCGATCGCGAGCGCCACCGCGTTCGTCTGGGCGAAGACTCTGTGA
- a CDS encoding polysaccharide biosynthesis tyrosine autokinase — MGVHELLQILRRRWLLITSCVVVALAVAGIFVARATPEYTSTTRLFVSTPQSDGADAYQGGLFSQQRVASYATLITGQAVAQRVVNRLELDESPSELSAQISATVVPETVVLEIAVTDPDPEQAQRLAEAVATEFSSYVRDLETSEKGEAAPIKATVVDQASLPDSPTSPNIPRSLGLALLLGLLVGVGAALLREALDTSVRSLADLEAETDAPLLGTIPYDSTADRSPLVTQIGLLAPRTEAFRVLRTNLQFIDVDSARKAIVVTSSVPEEGKTTTAINLALTLAIAQHRVVLVEGDLRRPRVADYMGLTSGIGLTSVMIGRRTLAEAVQPTANSFLDVLTSGPIPPNPAELLQSQAMADTLRELRATYDIVLVDAPPLLPITDAAVLASQCDGAVLVVSGKKTTRDQVRQSVDRLNGVGARLLGTVMTMTPARSREGGLSGYGYGYGHVDPPREAHPRDGSDAGMHRS; from the coding sequence TTGGGGGTTCACGAGCTCCTGCAGATCCTGCGCAGGCGGTGGTTGCTGATCACCTCCTGCGTGGTGGTCGCGCTCGCCGTCGCCGGGATCTTCGTCGCGCGAGCCACTCCGGAGTACACCTCGACGACCCGCTTGTTCGTCTCGACGCCTCAGTCCGACGGCGCCGACGCCTATCAGGGGGGCCTCTTCTCCCAGCAGCGCGTCGCCTCGTACGCGACGCTCATCACCGGGCAGGCGGTCGCCCAGCGCGTGGTCAACCGGCTCGAGCTGGACGAGTCACCGAGCGAGCTGTCCGCCCAGATCAGCGCGACGGTCGTCCCTGAGACGGTCGTCCTCGAGATCGCTGTCACCGACCCCGATCCCGAGCAGGCCCAGCGTCTCGCGGAGGCCGTGGCCACGGAGTTCTCCTCCTATGTCCGAGACCTGGAGACGTCGGAGAAGGGCGAAGCCGCCCCGATCAAGGCGACCGTCGTCGACCAGGCCAGCCTGCCCGACAGCCCGACGAGCCCGAACATCCCGCGCAGCCTGGGTCTCGCGCTGCTCCTCGGGCTCCTCGTGGGCGTCGGCGCCGCGCTGTTGAGAGAGGCGCTCGACACCTCGGTCCGCTCGCTCGCCGACCTCGAGGCGGAGACCGACGCGCCCCTGCTGGGGACGATCCCGTACGACTCGACGGCAGACCGCAGCCCGCTGGTCACGCAGATCGGCCTCCTCGCACCTCGGACCGAGGCGTTCCGGGTGCTGCGGACCAACCTCCAGTTCATCGACGTCGACTCGGCTCGCAAGGCGATCGTGGTGACGAGCTCCGTCCCCGAGGAGGGCAAGACGACGACCGCGATCAACCTCGCGCTCACGCTCGCGATCGCCCAGCACCGTGTCGTCCTCGTCGAGGGCGACCTGCGGCGTCCGCGCGTCGCCGACTACATGGGCCTCACCTCCGGCATCGGACTCACCTCGGTGATGATCGGACGCCGGACCCTGGCGGAGGCGGTCCAGCCCACCGCGAACTCGTTCCTCGACGTGCTCACCAGCGGACCCATCCCACCGAACCCGGCCGAGCTCCTGCAGAGCCAGGCGATGGCCGACACCCTGCGTGAGCTTCGCGCGACCTACGACATCGTGCTCGTCGACGCGCCACCGCTGCTGCCGATCACCGACGCGGCGGTGCTGGCCTCGCAGTGCGACGGAGCGGTCCTCGTGGTGAGCGGCAAGAAGACCACGCGTGACCAGGTACGGCAGTCGGTCGACCGGCTGAACGGCGTCGGAGCCCGCCTGCTCGGCACCGTCATGACGATGACGCCCGCCCGCTCACGGGAGGGCGGCCTGTCGGGGTACGGCTACGGCTACGGTCACGTCGACCCACCGAGGGAGGCACACCCGCGCGACGGATCCGATGCAGGGATGCACCGGAGCTGA
- a CDS encoding O-antigen ligase family protein: MAQRTQSTTALLWSCVPLGVAATGAVLAFQSPVAAAVVAALALAVLAAVLLRLTALDVLVVLMPINVVVGTSTQVNVSPADVWLVMMLGGLLFFPTFRLDQRVRAFLQPLGVCALLFVAVALLGLSLAAQRDNGTDALAGVFDTTKVVIGFVYLAVVATYSARALGRQDYRFLTIWVVAATSISVVASVGTLVGGPLEFMTDYSRATGTFENPNLFASYLYISLGITLAVWVISRKPLLIAALVPQVVALALTGSRAAVLAAVVALTVVVLAALWQRTARRALVRVAALAIASTLTLLFVFPALLATPSVDRIGSGWAAASSDERFGLWRDALDMWEAHPFLGAGVGQYQTWEGVGLPPGVAPIAHSTYLSLLAETGVLGIMCFLGIVLPVVVLLVRKVARTRDAVSAFLLAGVVGVLAHAFAMNVENSRVFWALLGISTAWALVEPTAQTNAADDPVLRPTSRTRTAPGSRGA, from the coding sequence ATGGCTCAGCGGACACAGAGCACCACGGCGCTTCTGTGGTCCTGCGTACCGCTCGGGGTCGCGGCGACCGGCGCCGTGCTCGCCTTCCAGTCACCCGTCGCTGCCGCCGTTGTCGCGGCACTCGCGCTCGCCGTCCTCGCGGCGGTCCTTCTGCGGCTGACGGCGCTCGACGTGCTGGTCGTCCTGATGCCGATCAACGTCGTCGTCGGAACGAGCACTCAGGTCAACGTCTCTCCCGCGGACGTCTGGCTGGTGATGATGCTCGGTGGACTTCTGTTCTTCCCCACGTTCCGGCTCGACCAGCGGGTTCGCGCGTTCCTGCAGCCGCTCGGGGTGTGTGCGCTGCTCTTCGTCGCTGTCGCCCTGCTCGGACTGTCTCTCGCGGCGCAACGCGACAACGGGACCGATGCACTGGCCGGGGTGTTCGACACGACGAAGGTCGTCATCGGGTTCGTCTATCTCGCCGTCGTCGCGACGTACTCCGCACGGGCGCTTGGTCGGCAGGACTACCGCTTCCTGACGATCTGGGTCGTCGCCGCGACCTCGATCAGTGTCGTGGCGTCCGTCGGAACCCTCGTCGGCGGCCCGCTGGAGTTCATGACGGACTACTCCCGCGCCACCGGCACCTTCGAGAACCCGAACCTCTTCGCCTCGTACCTCTACATCTCCCTCGGCATCACGCTGGCCGTCTGGGTGATCAGCAGGAAGCCCCTGCTGATCGCCGCGCTCGTTCCTCAGGTCGTCGCGCTCGCCCTGACCGGCTCGCGCGCCGCCGTCCTCGCCGCGGTCGTCGCCCTCACCGTCGTCGTCCTCGCCGCACTCTGGCAACGGACGGCACGCAGGGCCCTCGTACGAGTGGCTGCGCTCGCCATCGCCAGCACCCTCACGCTGCTCTTCGTCTTCCCCGCCCTCTTGGCAACTCCCTCCGTGGACCGGATCGGAAGCGGCTGGGCTGCCGCGTCGAGCGACGAGAGGTTCGGTCTGTGGCGTGACGCTCTCGACATGTGGGAGGCGCACCCGTTCCTCGGGGCGGGTGTCGGTCAATATCAAACGTGGGAGGGCGTCGGGCTTCCGCCAGGTGTCGCTCCCATCGCGCACAGCACCTACCTCAGCCTGCTTGCCGAGACCGGCGTCCTGGGGATCATGTGCTTCCTCGGGATCGTCCTGCCCGTCGTCGTCCTCCTCGTGCGCAAGGTCGCTCGGACGCGCGATGCGGTGTCGGCGTTCTTGCTCGCAGGCGTCGTCGGAGTCCTCGCGCACGCGTTCGCGATGAACGTCGAGAACTCGCGCGTGTTCTGGGCGCTGCTGGGAATCTCGACCGCGTGGGCGCTGGTCGAACCGACCGCCCAGACCAATGCCGCCGACGATCCAGTGTTGCGTCCGACCTCGCGCACTCGTACCGCACCGGGTTCGAGGGGGGCGTGA